Part of the candidate division WOR-3 bacterium genome is shown below.
TTGTATACTTCTGCTGAATAAGGTATGCAATGCGATAGGTGATGACCCTCGTCTTACCGCTTCCTGCACCGGCGAGGATCAATATGGGCCCCTGCTTTGTCTTCACCGCCTTCTGTTGTTCACTGTTCAATTCGGCAAGATAGTCGATCACGCTCCATTATATTCCTGTTCATTGATAAGTCAAGTAAACCATTGACTTCGGACTACAATTTCTTATAATATTTTATGGAGAAAAAAATGAAAAAAATTATCTTACTCTTCTTTTGTACAACTCTGGCCATTGCAGCCGATTATAATAAAATCCCCCTTTTAAAATGGGCGGGACCGCCGGGGTCTGAGCCGGAAACATATGAAGAATGGATTACAGCCCATCCAATGCGTGAACCATCGTACATCAGGGATAGAGTTGTTTACGGTGACGGCCGCGCCGGAACCGTCGCACTCTTTACCGAACAGAACATCGCCCAGTCCATTGCAGAAGAGATCACCCAATTAACGAACAATCTCGCCTCAGAAGGATATACCGTACTCAGTTACCAGATCGACGGCGGTTCTCCTGAAGACCTGCGGAATTTTCTTCAGGGGTTGTACGCCAGTGACAGTATCGAAGGCGCCCTCTTCATCGGTGATATACCGGTGGCATGGTTTGAGATCGCCGATGACTTTAATCAATATGGATACACTGACTTTCCCTGTGAACTCTTTTTCATGGACCTGGACGGCACCTGGCTCGACACCATGAATACCGGCAACGGTAAATACGACGGCCACCAGGGTGAGCTCTCTCCTGAAATATATATCGGTCGACTCTATCCAGCGAATCTCGGTGATGATACATTGCTCCTTCAGAACTACTTCAAAAAGGATAATGCATTCAGGCACGACACCCTGCTTCTGACACAACGCGCCCTTGTATTCGTCGATGACGACTGGATTCCCTGGGCTAATCAATGGGCTGATGATGTCGCCCTGCTCTATCCGGATACAATGAACTACTGGGATGCCGAAACCACCCGTGCGTCGGTCTATCGGACAAAACTGGATACGACCCAGGCATGGGTGTCGGTATTCGCCCATTCCTGGCCTGGCGGTCATCAATTTGCGTACAACAGCGGCAGCAGTCATGATTATTACTACGCCTCTGAATACACAGCTCAAAATCCGCCGACGAATTTTTACAACTTCTTCGCCTGTTCTTTTTCCCGTTATACTGAATCAAGTAATTGCGGTGGCAGCCGGGCGATCTTCAATCAGGATTATGGACTCTGCTCAATCGGTTCGACAAAGACCGGCAGTATGCTCGACTTCGAATATTTCTACAACTGGCTTGGAAGCGGTACGAATCTGGGTAAAGCGTTTAAAGAGTGGTTCACCCACATTGTCCAGGACGGTGTCACGTTCGACGAATTATGCTGGCATTATGGAATGACGTTGCTCGGTGACTGTTTTTTGATTCCCAAAGGGCACAACACCGCGGTCAAAGAGAGTGAATCGGAAAACCCTGCATCTGCGCCATTCACCCTGTTGAAGAACCCGATCCCAGATCTTATCCAGCTGAATCTCCGAATCGACAATATCACGGAAGTAAAAATAACCGTCTTTGATTGTACAGGCCGGGCTCACATTTTCTCAACATATACGCTCAATGCCGGAGAAAACAGAATATCAATAAAAGAGAGCGGAAAACTCCCCGCTGGTATCTATTTCCTCAAAGTGGATATCGGAAACCGAACAGCGACCAGAAAAATAGTGAAGCTATAAAAAGAGTATCCTACTCACTCTCTCTTTTCGGAACAGTCCTTATGCCCCTCTTGGAACCCGGGGTATTGTCGAACTCTTCAATCAGATAGAAAAGCAAGAGAGGGAAAACACGGGAAAATTCACCGTGCATATATGAATGGGCGAGATTGACGAACTCCAGAAGTTTCTTTTCCGAAGAAAGTGCCGAGTTGTCGTCGGGATGAATAACCCGGCAGATCGTCCTTAATTCAAAAGACGGGATATCAAGAAAAACAATGGTAGCCGTCGGATTTTCCATAACATTCAAGAAAGTATGGGTCTCAAATTCCGGCGTTGTATAGAGTTCGAGGCTCGTCTGTTTGCGCCAGTCAAAAAACTGAGGATCTTCGTAAAATGATTTTAATACATCCATCTTCGCCGGCATCGGTTTGTCGTACGTCTCTTTCAACTTCTTTATCGCCTTATCAAGATTTTCATCCTTTGGAGCGAGCCCTATTCCCTTCACTGCATTATTGACCGTGAATTCAGAGTCAAGACGACCGAGTCCATAAGTGGCGACTGCACCGGAATGCGGACCTGCCAGACCAGGCATCTTACCCGTTTTTATCGACTCGAGAAACTCCACTCTCTTCTCGGTATTCCATTTTATAAAGTCCTTACTTGCCTCCCTTATCTTGAACTCATTCCATTTTCCGTCGATTCGAGCTTTTATCAATCCTTTTTCATAACCACTGAGATCAACGGAGCTTTGAAGGAATTTTGAACCCTTCCAGAAGTTCTTGTTCGAATGCTCCCATTTACCGGCCCACAATAGTTTCGGCAGGTTTCCGAAGAAGACAGCCACCGGAGCGGCAAAACCGAAGAGTTTCAAAAAAGTCCGTCTGTTCATATATCCTCCTTTGACTTTACATCACTTAACTGTCATTATAATGACAACCGTTTTTCAGTCAACAGTGTATAATTACCTTGAACTGTCCAACGGCTGTAATACCTTTATTTCAGTAAAACAACCTTTGTGACGGTCTGTTCATATGATGTGGTTGCAACAATGAAATAGACCCCCTGCTCTGCCCCTGCCAACCGCTCCTCGACTCCGACACCGCCTGCATACTGCCAGAAGATGGAATCAGGCGTTACATTAAACCCGGCATAATAATAAATATAATTACCCGTCCAATCCGCAGCCAGATTACCGAACTGTCCGTTCCGTGGTGTACTTCCAAGAGAAATCCAGGTGTCGCCCGCAATGTCATATCCCAGAAAATCGGCGGAAAGACCGCCCCGAGACCAGTATATTTTGTCAAGTGACGGCAGAATAGCCAGGCCGCCGTTTGCACAGGTCGCTCAAGACGTCATATTCCCAGAAACCGTCTCCACCGCCGCCCGTTGATTCATAAAGATACACCTTTCCTTGATAATAAGTC
Proteins encoded:
- a CDS encoding T9SS type A sorting domain-containing protein, coding for MEKKMKKIILLFFCTTLAIAADYNKIPLLKWAGPPGSEPETYEEWITAHPMREPSYIRDRVVYGDGRAGTVALFTEQNIAQSIAEEITQLTNNLASEGYTVLSYQIDGGSPEDLRNFLQGLYASDSIEGALFIGDIPVAWFEIADDFNQYGYTDFPCELFFMDLDGTWLDTMNTGNGKYDGHQGELSPEIYIGRLYPANLGDDTLLLQNYFKKDNAFRHDTLLLTQRALVFVDDDWIPWANQWADDVALLYPDTMNYWDAETTRASVYRTKLDTTQAWVSVFAHSWPGGHQFAYNSGSSHDYYYASEYTAQNPPTNFYNFFACSFSRYTESSNCGGSRAIFNQDYGLCSIGSTKTGSMLDFEYFYNWLGSGTNLGKAFKEWFTHIVQDGVTFDELCWHYGMTLLGDCFLIPKGHNTAVKESESENPASAPFTLLKNPIPDLIQLNLRIDNITEVKITVFDCTGRAHIFSTYTLNAGENRISIKESGKLPAGIYFLKVDIGNRTATRKIVKL